One Felis catus isolate Fca126 chromosome D1, F.catus_Fca126_mat1.0, whole genome shotgun sequence DNA segment encodes these proteins:
- the LOC101084218 gene encoding olfactory receptor 151-like, which translates to MAAENHSTVTEFILRGLTNRPELQLPLFLLFLGIYLVTIIGNLGMFTLICLNAQLHTPMYYFLSNLSLVDLCYSSVITPKMLVNFVSEKNIISHAGCMSQLYFFVVFVVAECYMLTVMAYDRYVAIYTPLLYSVIMSPQVCSLLMAAAYAMAFIGATIDTGLMLKLSYCEFLISHYFCDIVPLMKLSCSSTYHIEMTVFFLAGFNIIATSLTVLVSYVFILSSILHISTTQGRSKAFSTCSSHLAAVGMFYGSTAFMYLKPSTASSVAKENVASVFYTTVIPMLNPLIYSLRNKEVKAAVQKTLRRKLQMQMPCRKH; encoded by the coding sequence ATGGCTGCCGAAAATCACTCTACAGTGACCGAGTTTATTCTCAGGGGATTGACAAATCGGCCAGAGCTCCagctccccctcttcctcctcttccttgggATCTACTTGGTCACCATCATAGGGAACCTGGGCATGTTCACACTGATTTGTCTGAATGCTCAGCTTCACACCCCCATGTACTACTTCCTCAGCAATCTGTCCCTTGTGGATCTCTGCTACTCCTCTGTCATTACCCCGAAAATGCTGGTGAACTTTGTGTCAGAGAAGAACATCATCTCCCATGCGGGGTGCATGTCACAGCTCTACTTCTTCGTTGTGTTTGTCGTGGCAGAGTGTTACATGCTGAcagtgatggcctatgaccgctatgtcGCCATCTATACCCCTTTGCTCTACAGTGTCATCATGTCTCCTCAAGTGTGTTCCCTGCTGATGGCTGCGGCCTATGCCATGGCTTTCATTGGCGCAACAATAGACACTGGCCTGATGTTAAAACTGTCCTACTGTGAGTTCCTCATCAGTCATTACTTCTGTGACATCGTGCCCCTCATGAAGCTCTCCTGCTCTAGCACCTATCATATTGAGATGACAGTGTTCTTTTTGGCTGGATTCAACATCATAGCCACCAGCTTAACAGTCCTTGTTTCCTACGTCttcatcctctccagcatcctcCACATCAGCACCACACAGGGAAGGTCCAAAGCCTTCAGCACCTGCAGCTCTCACCTTGCAGCTGTGGGAATGTTCTATGGATCTACAGCGTTCATGTACTTAAAACCCTCCACGGCCAGTTCTGTGGCCAAGGAGAATGTGGCCTCCGTGTTCTACACCACGGTGATCCCCATGCTGAACCCCCTGATCTACAGCTTGAGGAATAAGGAGGTAAAGGCTGCCGTGCAGAAAACACTGAGGAGAAAACTTCAGATGCAAATGCCATGTAGAAAgcactga